Sequence from the Paenibacillus riograndensis SBR5 genome:
CGCAGGAAAACGGAGCATTTCAGTGTATTTCCATGCGTTCCGGAGTATTAACAGGAAAAACAGAAGATTTTACAGTCTTGGCATCAATTTTTGTCGTTTTTTATTGATTTATTGCTGTGCATTCTGTATAATCAGCCTTGTTGATTTTTCAAATGGAATAGCCAAATGCTTCCGAAGCAAGCTTTGTACGAAGCTATTCTTATGAAGCAATGCTGACAAAACTTTTAGGAGGTAATCAATTTTGGGAAAAGCGTTAATTATTGGCGCTGGCGGTGTAGCAAGCGTTGTTGTTCATAAATGCTGCCAGAACCCGGATGTATTTGAAGAGATCTGCATAGCGAGCAGAACCCTCGCGAAATGTGAAGCTCTGAAAGATAAATTGGCCGGAGGCCAGACGAAGATTTCTACGGCGCAGCTTGATGCAGATAACACGGATGAGGTAATCGAACTGATCAAGAGCTTCCAGCCGGATGTCGTGATTAATGTCGCTCTCCCATATCAGGACCTGACCATTATGGATGCCTGCCTGGCAACGGGAGTGCACTATGTCGATACCGCCAACTACGAACCGCAGGATACAGCGAAATTCGAATATTCCTGGCAGTGGGCGTATAAAGAAAGATTCGAAAAGGCCGGAATTACCGCGCTGCTCGGCAGCGGCTTTGACCCGGGCGTAACCGGCGTGTTCACAGCGTATGCGCAAAAGCACTATTTTGACGAAATCCACACCATTGATATTGTTGACGCCAATGCGGGCGACCACGGTTATCCGTTTGCCACCAATTTCAATCCTGAAATCAATATTCGTGAAATCACCGCCAACGGACGTTACTTCGAGAACGGCGAATGGATCGAAACGCCGCCGCTGTCCGAAAAGAAAGTCTACGATCTCCCGGAGATCGGTCCGAAGGATATTTACCTGCTGTACCATGAAGAGCTGGAATCCCTGGCTGTTAACATCCCGGGCGTGAAGAAAATCCGCTTCTGGATGACCTTCTCGCAGAACTACCTGACTCACTTGAAGGTGCTCGAAAATGTAGGCATGACCTCCATCGAGCCGATTGTGTATGAAGGCAAAGAGATTATTCCTTTGCAGTTCCTGAAGGCAATTCTGCCTGACCCGGCTTCTCTCGGACCAAGAACCAAAGGCAAAACCAACATTGGCTGCATTATCCAGGGCACCAAAGACGGCCAGCCAAAAACTTATTACGTATACAATGTCTGCGATCATGAGGAATGCTACAGAGAAGTTGGCTCCCAGGCCATTTCCTACACCACCGGCGTACCTGCAATGATCGGAGCCATGCTCATTATAAAAGGCATCTGGAAGAAACCGGGCGTATATAACGTGGAGGAATTCGATCCGGACCCATTCATGGATGCACTGAACAAACACGGCCTGCCTTGGCAAGAAGATTTCTCGCCAACGCTGCTGGATTAGGCGTAAGGCAATGAAGGATATAGATATTGACATCAGCACGCTTCCGTCGCCTGCCTATCTGGTTGACGAACGGCTGCTGAAGAAGAACCTGGAAACCTTGAACTATGTGCAGGAGAAGACCGGGGCCAAGATTCTTTTGGCGCAAAAAGGATTTTCGATGCACGCGCTGTATCCGCTGGTCGGCAAATACCTGCACGGAGTGACCTCCAGCTCCTTGTTCGAAGCCAGACTCGGGTATGAAGAAATGGGCAAAGAGGTGCATGTCTATGCACCTGCTTACATGGACCGCGAGTTCGATGAACTGCTCAGCTATACGGATCATATTGTATTCAATTCATTCGACCAATGGGCCCGGTTCAAGAACCGGGTTCAGAGTGCGCCCAAAGCGATCAGCTGCGGCATCCGCGTCAATCCGGAGTACTCCGAGATTGAAGTGCCGCTGTACGATCCTTGCTACAACTACTCCCGCATGGGTGTCACGCTGCCGAATTTCCGGCCGGAAGAGCTGGACGGCATTGACGGCCTGCATTTCCATACCATGTGCGAGCAGAACTCCGACACACTGGAGCGTACGCTCAAGGTGGTTGAGGAGAAGTTCGGACAATATCTGCATGGCATGAAATGGCTTAACTTCGGCGGAGGACATCATATTACCCGTCCGGATTATGACCTGGAGACGCTGATCCGGTGCATTCTCCATATGAAAGAAACCTATAATGTGCAGATCTACCTGGAGCCTGGTGAGGCGGTTGCGCTGAACACCGGGTATCTGGTAGCAACCGTGCTGGACACCATGCACAATGGGATGGATATCGCCATCCTGGACACTTCGGCAGAATGCCATATGCCGGATGTGCTGGCAATGCCATACCGTCCGGGTATTATAGGCGCAGGAGAGCCGGGGGAATACCCGTATACGTATAGACTCGGCGGCATGACCTGCCTGGCGGGCGATGTCATCGGGGATTATTCCTTCAAGGAGCCGCTCAAATACGGCGACAAGCTGGTGTTCCTCGACATGGCGCATTATTCCATGGTCAAGAACCATATGTTCAACGGCGTGAACCTGCCGGCCATCGCTTCGTATAACGATGAAGAGGGCCTTAAGGTGATCCGGGAGTTTGAATATCAGGACTTTAGCAACCGTTTATCTTAAATAAAACCGAAAGCCAGCCGGTTTAGAGAGAGTCTCGGATACAGAGACGCATGAACCTGAACCTGCAAGCATTATTACAAAAAGCGAACCTGTCCCCGACAAGCGGGAACCAGGTTCGCTTTTTGTGTGCTGCTTATTTCATGGTTATAGAGATCCGCTCTTCCTTCGGCAGCCATTCCACCGTTGCCCCCAGCTTCTCGCTGATGAAGCGCAGCGGCAGGTACAGGGTTCCGTTTACGGTAAAAGGCTTGTTCTCGAGCGTTACGGCCTGGCCATTTAATGTGGTCTGGCCATTTTTGGCGTTGACACTGATTTTAAGTGCCGGAAGGCTTGGGTTGGTGCGCGTCACGGTCGCCAGCTTGCTTGTGCCATCAAAGCCGATTTCGGCCCCAAGCTTGTCGAACAGCGAGCGGAGCGGGACGAAATTTTGGCCGTTCCGGGTAATCACTCCGGCGGTAAGGGGTACATTTTCCCCATTCAGAGATACAGCGATTGGTTTCTGCACAGGGACAGGGGTATCATGCATGAATTCATAATCCCCATATCCAAGCTCCGAATTTTTGTTCACACCCCAGCCCCATAGGCTGCCATCCTTCTTCTGCATAATCATATGCCTTCCGCCGTTCTTGATATTATTAATATCCGAGGCGAGCAGCACAAAGCTTGGATTTGCCGGCATGGCATCCCGGGCGACGGATGTTGAATAGACCTTGTTGTCAAGCGTCTGGACGATTAGCGAATGCTCGACAACAAAAGCATCCTTGACGTTCCGGATGCTGGTTATAAGAACGGGATCGGGGTGATCCGCATACGTCCAGCCGTCTGAATAACCGGTTACCGTACCGCCCCAGAACCACAGGCGGGACTGCTTGTCGATGGCGAGCGTGGACCTCTGCTCGTGTTTAAGGGTTTGGATATTGGTTAATGCGGCAAATTTGGAGGCAGCCGAAGCGCTTGCCGGAGGATTCTTTTCTGCAAAGGCGGCAGGCCAGGTCCAGACTGTCCCGTCTTTTTGCAAGGCATAGTTCTCCGCAATTTGCACAATATCATGCAGGTTCTGAATAGGCTCGAACTCCTGCAGCTCCCCGTTGTCTCTCCAGACGGTTCCGTCTTTTTTCAGAAACAAATGCCGGTACCTCATTGAATCCGAATATTCCTCCGTATATATTTCAATGTCCGCCACATTGTCTATGCCTGCCACCGGGGTGTAGGTTACTTCACTTTGAGGCTGAGAATCGTCCGCTCTGACCTTCGTATACACCGCCCCGGCGGCATCTGCGACAAGCGTGCCATTCCAGTCGAGCACATCCTGGATAGAGCTTAATCCGCTGACCGGCTTAACGGTTATAACCGGATTATAATAATCGTTACTCCATTGCTTGATCGTGTGATCCTCCATTACAGCCAGGCCGCCGTTATAGGAAGCGCTGGCACCGGTCAGCCCGGGAATTTGTGTGGGGACAGATTGGTTGTAATCCCAGATCCAGAAGCTGCCGTCGGTTTTGGTCAGCCAGTCTGTCCCGAAGGACTTAATGCTGGAGGCGGATGTTGTGTCTGTATCAGCGGAGGCAGCTGTGCCGGAAACGAGGCTTACCCCCAGAAGAGTAATGCAGAAGAGTGTCCATTTTTTCATAAGTGTTCCCTCTCATTTCGATGATTGTTATAATCTGCAATAACGGATTACCCATTATATTACATGTAGACGCTTCTAAACCCCGAAAGGTTTCTCCACAATTAAAACACTCATACACAGCTCTCCTGTGATACAATAGTTTAGTCTGTTTTTAGATCAAATTGTAGTGAGCTTCACCGGCAATGTCCATATTTGAGGAGGAAATCAGCGTTAATGAAACATGCACCTTTTATCGCTGTGGAAGGCCCGATCGGGGCCGGTAAAACCACATTGGCAACCATGCTGGCCGGAGAATTGCAGCTGCCGGTCATTAAAGAAATTGTTGAGGAGAACCCGTTCCTGGACAAGTTCTATCAGAATATGGACGACTGGAGCTTTCAGCTTGAGATGTTTTTTCTGTGCAACCGCTACAAGCAGCTTGAAGATACCGTGAACCAGTACATAAATAAAGGTAAACCGGTGATATCGGATTATCATATTTATAAGAATCTGATCTTTGGCGAGCGTACTCTAAAGGGAACGAAGCGGGAAAAATACCGGGAGATCTATCATGTGCTGACTGATGATCTGCCGAAGCCGGATATTATTCTCTACATCCGTGCAGATCTGGACACCCTGCTGGCACGTATCGCGAAGCGCGGACGCCAATTCGAGGAGGACATCGCCCCCGCCTATTTGCAGCAGTTAATCGAGGATTATGATGCAGCTATGGCTTCACTTGCTCTTACCGAACCGTCCACGGTCATCGTCACCATCGATGGGAATCAGGTTGATTTTGTAGAGAACAAGGAAGACTTCACCAGAGTCGCCTCACAGCTAAAGGAGCTAATGAAATGAACGCATACAACATTCCGGATAATGCCATTATCACAGTAGCCGGTACGGTGGGTGTCGGTAAATCGACGCTGACTGCCGCCCTGGCGGAACAGCTGAACTTCCAGACTTCGCTGGAGCAGGTGGATCATAACCCGTACCTGGAGAAGTTTTATCATGATTTTGAGCGGTGGAGTTTCCATCTGCAAATCTATTTCCTGGCCGAACGCTTCAAGGAGCAGAAAAAGATGTTTGAGCTGGGCGGCGGCTTTGTGCAGGACCGTTCGATCTATGAGGACACTGGTATTTTTGCCAAAATGCATGCCGATCAGGGGACCATGTCGAAAACCGACTATGACACCTATACCAGCCTGTATGAAGCCATGGTGATGACGCCGTATTTCCCGCATCCCGATGTGCTGATCTATATCGAAGGCAGCCTGCCCTCGATCCTGACCCGCATCAATGAACGCGGACGCGAAATGGAAATCCAGACCGATGTCTCCTACTGGGAACACATGCACGGCCGTTATTCGCAGTGGATTGGTGAATTCAACGCCTGCCCGGTGCTGCGCCTGAACATCGACGATTATGATGTGAATGACCCGGCTTCGATGTCTGAGATTCTTAAGCAGGTGGGCGCGGCTATTGGGCGGGCTCCGGTGGGGAAGTAAGGGGAGCTGTAGGTAGAGAGAAGTTCTTAGAAGAGCGGAATTGGAGCGGCGCCTGGAGGTGCTGCTTTTTTTTTGAAAGAATAATTATTTTATTAGAACTGAGGTTTCCTTTAGTGGGAGAGCTGGGGAAGTTGAAGTGGAATTAGTATACTTAAATGAAGCCAAAAAGCCTCTTGAAGAGGGAATAGTGGGAAAAAGTAAACTTAAAATGAACAAATTCATGGGTAAGCATGCGAATGGGGCAAATTAGTTGTCCTTTTTCCACTTAACATTGGTGGGGAAGCGGGATGGAGGGATTTAAGTTTACTTTTTCCACTTGGATTGGTAGCTGGTCCAAAACCAGGATAAGCGTGAGAAGGAATGTTAATCCTGACTGGTCTGATAAAGCCTTTTAAGTTTTCTCCGCGCATCTTCAGTAGTGATTGGGGGAAGCATCAACTTTTGAAATGAAAAGTAAAATTTAATAAGTAGACAGGTGATAAAAGGAATCATGTGTAGAAGTATACAGAAACCAGTTCAGCAAGGACATTTTACTAATTTGACTTTAGGTAAAGAATACCCGGTTTTGTCAATCGAGGTTTATAATAGCAAAGTGTCTAATTTCAGTAGTACTATTGGTGACTTTGTCATTTATAGACTCAGAGGAGATGATGGTATCATACTACCTTATCCTTCTAAATTATTTGAGGTTACTTCGAACAAAATGCCATCGCGCTGGATTCCATATAAAGAAAATGACGATATATTTATGTTCATTCCAATTTCATTGGCCAGAGAATATTTTTGGGATGACTTTTACAACGATGAGAATGATGCACCACTTGATTTGATTAAGGAAGAAGAGATAATAATTCAAGAGTCATAATGGCCCTCTGCTGAGACTATCGCTAACATTTATAAGTTTCACAGGGCGGTCAAAGTTCTTTTGCGGCTGGAAAAAGATAATTTAAAAGTAAATTTGCGGCGTCTGCGGACGCTGCTTTTTTGTTTTTCAGATCAATTTTTTTAAAAAAATCAGGTTTTTTTTCGTAAGCAAGCACATTACCCCTTTTTTAGGGCTTTTGAAACGGATTTTGTCGAGATTTGTTAAGAGTTTGTTTAGAGCGGCCTGTTAGTATGGATTGCAGATATGAAAAAATAGGCAGTTTGAATCTAGTGTTTTTTGTCCGCCGGAATGGGAGCCGAAAGGAGAGAGTGCGCGGGACATAGAGGAGATGCAGGAATATGCAATTCGATGTCAGGCGGCGGGCGAAAAATGATGAACGAATAAGGGGGAGCATCACATTGCTAATGAGCAGGAGAGCGAAGAAATACACCGCGTTAAGTTTGATCCTCAGTATGCTGCTGTCGCTGATACCCGGTTCCTGGAGCGGCCAGGCGGCTGCTGCGGGTAAGGATATCGAAGTGGTGTTTAAGAGCGGGGCACATGTCGGGAATCTGTCCTACCCTGCGGAGAATACATTCGTTAACTTTTACAATAACCAGGTTGAAGGGTTTACGCAGACTGAAACAGACAAGGACGCACGTTATGACTGGGCCAAAGGTGATATTTTTGCCGGTGTAGATGATAACGAGGCGACCGTTCGTTTCCAGGTCAATGTAGCTGATAACCCGATCCTGCGTGAGATGGCAAAAAGCGGCCATGCTGAGATGCTCACTGGATTCAATGTCCTGAGATACCATAGCGGATTTGGCTGGACTCGGGTATCCCATATCGGGGTATGGGTAGATGGAGTTAACATTCTTCCCTACTCGGCCAATGGAGGCAATGTATATAACAAATCTGCCTCCGCTATTATTAAGCCGAATTCCATAATTGAAGTAATGGTGTACGGTGAAGGCGACGATGATGGCGAAGCGGCAGGCGTCCGCGGCTTCTACCTCAAATTCCAAGACCTCCAGCGCCCTGTTCTGAACAGCTACACCTTCACAGGCAATGGCGTGGAGAGAATGAACGAGACGATTAAGCAGAAGGAGCTTTTTGTTAAAAAGGAAGAGAATATCACGCTCTCCTACAACTTCAGCGAGCCGGTGAGTCCGACGAATCTGCTAACTCCCTTGCTGTCGGAACCGTTCTTCAAACAGCCGTTATTCGTAAGTGAA
This genomic interval carries:
- a CDS encoding saccharopine dehydrogenase family protein; this encodes MGKALIIGAGGVASVVVHKCCQNPDVFEEICIASRTLAKCEALKDKLAGGQTKISTAQLDADNTDEVIELIKSFQPDVVINVALPYQDLTIMDACLATGVHYVDTANYEPQDTAKFEYSWQWAYKERFEKAGITALLGSGFDPGVTGVFTAYAQKHYFDEIHTIDIVDANAGDHGYPFATNFNPEINIREITANGRYFENGEWIETPPLSEKKVYDLPEIGPKDIYLLYHEELESLAVNIPGVKKIRFWMTFSQNYLTHLKVLENVGMTSIEPIVYEGKEIIPLQFLKAILPDPASLGPRTKGKTNIGCIIQGTKDGQPKTYYVYNVCDHEECYREVGSQAISYTTGVPAMIGAMLIIKGIWKKPGVYNVEEFDPDPFMDALNKHGLPWQEDFSPTLLD
- the nspC gene encoding carboxynorspermidine decarboxylase, whose protein sequence is MDIDISTLPSPAYLVDERLLKKNLETLNYVQEKTGAKILLAQKGFSMHALYPLVGKYLHGVTSSSLFEARLGYEEMGKEVHVYAPAYMDREFDELLSYTDHIVFNSFDQWARFKNRVQSAPKAISCGIRVNPEYSEIEVPLYDPCYNYSRMGVTLPNFRPEELDGIDGLHFHTMCEQNSDTLERTLKVVEEKFGQYLHGMKWLNFGGGHHITRPDYDLETLIRCILHMKETYNVQIYLEPGEAVALNTGYLVATVLDTMHNGMDIAILDTSAECHMPDVLAMPYRPGIIGAGEPGEYPYTYRLGGMTCLAGDVIGDYSFKEPLKYGDKLVFLDMAHYSMVKNHMFNGVNLPAIASYNDEEGLKVIREFEYQDFSNRLS
- a CDS encoding stalk domain-containing protein → MKKWTLFCITLLGVSLVSGTAASADTDTTSASSIKSFGTDWLTKTDGSFWIWDYNQSVPTQIPGLTGASASYNGGLAVMEDHTIKQWSNDYYNPVITVKPVSGLSSIQDVLDWNGTLVADAAGAVYTKVRADDSQPQSEVTYTPVAGIDNVADIEIYTEEYSDSMRYRHLFLKKDGTVWRDNGELQEFEPIQNLHDIVQIAENYALQKDGTVWTWPAAFAEKNPPASASAASKFAALTNIQTLKHEQRSTLAIDKQSRLWFWGGTVTGYSDGWTYADHPDPVLITSIRNVKDAFVVEHSLIVQTLDNKVYSTSVARDAMPANPSFVLLASDINNIKNGGRHMIMQKKDGSLWGWGVNKNSELGYGDYEFMHDTPVPVQKPIAVSLNGENVPLTAGVITRNGQNFVPLRSLFDKLGAEIGFDGTSKLATVTRTNPSLPALKISVNAKNGQTTLNGQAVTLENKPFTVNGTLYLPLRFISEKLGATVEWLPKEERISITMK
- a CDS encoding deoxynucleoside kinase — translated: MKHAPFIAVEGPIGAGKTTLATMLAGELQLPVIKEIVEENPFLDKFYQNMDDWSFQLEMFFLCNRYKQLEDTVNQYINKGKPVISDYHIYKNLIFGERTLKGTKREKYREIYHVLTDDLPKPDIILYIRADLDTLLARIAKRGRQFEEDIAPAYLQQLIEDYDAAMASLALTEPSTVIVTIDGNQVDFVENKEDFTRVASQLKELMK
- a CDS encoding deoxynucleoside kinase yields the protein MNAYNIPDNAIITVAGTVGVGKSTLTAALAEQLNFQTSLEQVDHNPYLEKFYHDFERWSFHLQIYFLAERFKEQKKMFELGGGFVQDRSIYEDTGIFAKMHADQGTMSKTDYDTYTSLYEAMVMTPYFPHPDVLIYIEGSLPSILTRINERGREMEIQTDVSYWEHMHGRYSQWIGEFNACPVLRLNIDDYDVNDPASMSEILKQVGAAIGRAPVGK